CAAGCCGCCTTCTTGCGCAGAAAACCCGGGCCGTAATGACATGCAATGAGTACCCGAGAGTGTGCCGGAAGAAGGGCAGCGGAGGGCCGGACTGCTGCCGGAAACAGTGCGTGAATGTGGCTGTGGATAGGCTCAACTGGGGGAGGTGTGGGGAGAAGTGCAAGTTCTCTGAGATTTGCTGTAAAGGTGTGTGTGTGAACCCATACTCCAACAGGAAGCACTGTGGGGGGTGCAATAACAGATGCAGGAAAGGGAGTTCCTGCACTTATGGAATGTGCAGCTATGCCTAAGAAGTAAAGTTGAACCAGTACTCTAGTTAATTTAAGTTGTTTGTGCAGCTATATATGCATGATTGCGATTGTTGAAGTGTAGCTTTGTGATTTGTAATAAAGGCAAGCCATTGCTCTCTGGTGGGCTTAGCTTGTGTTCGCTGAGGTTGTGATTGGAACATCATTCATGTCTGGGATTTGGATTTGTACCAGTTTTGACAAAATCCAACTATTTAAATCAAATCTATGGTCTGACTTTCAAGTTTccattaatttttcttttcttttattttttttctttttgctcatATTCATTATCTGTTTTTGAATGTGGTTTGTGCTTTTGGTCTCCATGTATTTTGTTAACAGAGAAGCAAATGGATATAACAGGGCATGTTTGTCCATTGCAATTGGTGAAAATAGAAGATTCCAATTTATCCAGTAGAACGGTAGAGCCCCTGAACAAGTTAATTTGTTTTTTCACACTTCTATGGGATTTGGAGAAAAACTGAACTCTATGTTTGGGGAgacttgaatttagatttatataatataaaattatatttaaatttgtccaaattcatcCAAATTTCATGAAATTCAATCAAATCAAACTCTTTTAATTGCATGAAATTCAATAAAATTCAATTCATTTCTACATAACATTTATCTAAATCTACAAAAACCCCAATCCGAAACCGAAGTAAACATAAACGCATAAATACAGAGTGTGCATTCTAGGCATTTTAATTGGGAATGCagggaaccaaaaaaaaaaacaattgtcaaaattaagaaacctGGATTTCTCAAAGTCAATAAACATCTCCTCGTGCACCCACGTTTGTGCACACCCCAAAAATCTCACCAATAAAgtgactaatttttttttttttaaacaaaccaGAACTATAGTTTCAAAATCATGGCCACCACCTCCTCTTCTCTTATATATGTATGGAAAATTCCATCCAACACTAGAAGCCATGGCCTCTCCAGCCCCTATCTTCTTCCTTTTGTGCCTACTAACCCAATATATATCAAACCTTCAAGCTGATTCACTAGACCAGTACATTCCCAATCCACTACCAACCTACTTCCACAAATCCAACCACAAGCTCATGAACACTATAGACTCCTGCTGGCGCGCAGCCCCAAACTGGGCTTCCAACCGCCATGCCTTGGCAGACTGCGCGGTAGGCTTCGGCTGCAATGCCACCGGAGGAAAGTATGGCAAATTATACGTAGTAACCGATCCCTCCGATGACCCCATAAACCCAAAACGTGGCATGCTTCGGTTTGGCGCAATCCAGTTTGAGCCCCTTTGGATAATTTTTGGTAGGGACATGGTCATAACTTTGAAAAATGAGCTCATTTTCAATAGCTATAAGACTGTGGATGGCAGAGGAGCAAATGTGGAGATTGCTTATGGCCCCTGCATCACGTTACAAGGTGTTAGCCATGTTATTATTCATGGAATTAGTATTCATGACTGTAAACCGGGGAAACCGGGCCTTGTCCGGAGTACTCCGATGCACGTTGGCCATCGGCTTGGCTCTGATGGGGACGCCATTGCTGTGTTTGCTTCCTCTCACATCTGGATCGATCATTGCTTCCTTGCTCGGTCCACCGATGGTCTCATTGATGTGATCCATGCTTCAACTGCAGTGAGCATCTCCAACAACTTCTTAACCCAACATGATAAAGTAGGATAAATCTTTTCCCTTCTTGACAAGTTCAACAATTTGACATTAGCTACTTACTCGTGATGAAAACTAAATCATTGTTCCTAAAAGTTTCATTCTCAAGAACCCAATTTGTTGCTTTTTATGTTATAGGTGATGTTGCTTGGACACAATGATCAATTCACTGCAGATAAAGCAATGAGAAATACAATAGTTTTCAACCATTTTGGTGCTGGTCTAGTTCAAAGGATGCCAAGGTGAGTGAGGCAAAATTATTGAATATAGTTTTGGTTAATTGTTTAAGTACTATATGGTTGGAGTAAGCTATAGCGTCATGTTTGATTTGTAGAATGGAAGGAGTAGAAAATAAATCGAATGAAAAACTGACTAGATAGCATGATAAAAATCTAGTGATAAACTCAATTTCATTCTTTTggatttcatttttattt
This genomic stretch from Malania oleifera isolate guangnan ecotype guangnan chromosome 3, ASM2987363v1, whole genome shotgun sequence harbors:
- the LOC131151884 gene encoding stigma-specific STIG1-like protein 1; this encodes MKFLTISFMLLMIMALSITTLFATPNSELEPMAEDCHNKASGLPLTEDGERPVWRRGASRLLAQKTRAVMTCNEYPRVCRKKGSGGPDCCRKQCVNVAVDRLNWGRCGEKCKFSEICCKGVCVNPYSNRKHCGGCNNRCRKGSSCTYGMCSYA
- the LOC131151758 gene encoding putative pectate lyase 2, with protein sequence MASPAPIFFLLCLLTQYISNLQADSLDQYIPNPLPTYFHKSNHKLMNTIDSCWRAAPNWASNRHALADCAVGFGCNATGGKYGKLYVVTDPSDDPINPKRGMLRFGAIQFEPLWIIFGRDMVITLKNELIFNSYKTVDGRGANVEIAYGPCITLQGVSHVIIHGISIHDCKPGKPGLVRSTPMHVGHRLGSDGDAIAVFASSHIWIDHCFLARSTDGLIDVIHASTAVSISNNFLTQHDKVMLLGHNDQFTADKAMRNTIVFNHFGAGLVQRMPRVRFGYAHVANNKYDEWEKYAIGGSANPTILSEGNYFIAPNNRDFKQVTKREGGGGRKNWKWRSSKDQFENGAYFVQSGWGSCAPLYSPSQSFVVAEGTMVPVLTANAGPLHCVVGKAC